The Microbulbifer sp. TB1203 nucleotide sequence GGAGTAGTAGGGGCGCATCTCTTCCAGCAGGCGTTCGGTAAACGCGGGATAGGGGTTCTGCGCAGAGGCGCCGGCGGTTGCCACTCCCAGGGGTTCGGCGGTATAGGTCTTGTATTCCCCGGCGGAGATCAGCCCCTCCTCCAACATCACGTCCAGCACGGTGTTGCGCCGCTCCAGGGCACGCTCAGGATTGCGCCAGGGATTGTAGTAGGACGCGCCCTTGGCCAGGCCCACCAACAGGGCTATCTCGTGCGGCTCCAGGGTGTCCAGCGGCTTCTGGAAATAGAACTCGGAGGCCAGCCCGAAGCCGTAGATGGCGCGGCTGCCCTGCTGGCCCAGCCACACTTCGTTGACGTACTCCTGCAGTATGTAGGGCTTGTCGTAATGCAGTTCGATCAGTATCGCCATCAGCGCTTCATTGAACTTGCGCCAGAGGCTGGGATCGTGATCGAAGAAGATATTCTTCACCAACTGCTGGGTAATGGTGCTGCCGCCCTGAACTACCCGGCCGGCCTTTATGTTGGCCACCATGGCGCGGGCTATACCCCGCGGCGAGACACCGAAGTGATGTACGAAATCCTTGTCCTCCACCGCGATCAGGGTGGCCCCGAGCAGCGGCGGGATATCCGCGAAGCGCACCGGGGTGCGGTCGTCGCCGCCCCCCAGCAGGGTGCCGATGGGCGCCGCATCCAGGCGGAACTGTTTCAGCCGCTCTCCGTTTTCCCCGCGCAGGTTGCTGAGCTCGTCATTGCGCAGGCGGAAGCTGACCTGGGCCGCCGGCTCTCGCCCGTCCGCATGCACGAAATCCCGCCGCCATACCCGGTAGTCCATGCCCTCGCGGGACCACTGGCCGGGTTCGCTCAACTGGTCCTTTTCCCGGTAGTTGAGCGCCTCGAATTCCGCCGCCAGTTCGTCCGGGCGCATCACCATGCCCTCTTTCAATACCAGCGGGCGCGCGAACACCCGCGCGGGCAGCTGATACTGGCGGCTATCCAGCCGCTCGCGCAGCTGGACGTCGAGGAACACCATATAGCCCGCGAGCACCAGCGCGCCCACCAGCCCCAGCAGGCCCAGACGGACCATCCAGCGGCGAAATCTTCCGGGTTTGGACGCTTTGCTGCGCCGGCGCTTTGTGGATGCCATATATTAAGGAAATACCAGACTTATCAAATGAACTATAGATAGGAGGCTTGCCGATTGGTTCACCGGCGCCTTTTATAAGACTTGAGAGCAAACTGTCAATTGTTGCACTCGACCGGCGGGCCGCCATAATGCGCCTTTTGAAAGAAAACCCCAGGGGAAAACATGCATCAGTACGATCTCTACGGCATCGGCGCCGCCTTGCTCGACACGGAAATCGAAGTCTCGGACCGCGACCTGGAGGCTCTGGGGGTCGAAAAGGGGGTGATGACTCTGGTGGACGACACCCGCCAACGCCAATTGGTGGACGACCTTACCGACCACCTGGTGACCGCCAGCCACGCCTGCGGAGGCTCCGGCGCCAATACCGTGATCGCCGCCAGCTACTTCGGCCTGCGCACTTTCTATTCCTGCAAGGTGGCGTCGGACGACAACGGCGACTTCTACCTGGCCAACCTGGATGCCGCCGGGGTGGGTTATCCGCGGGTGCTGGATAGCGCCGATGGCGGCACCACCGGCAAGTGCCTGGTGTTGATCACGCCGGACGCCGAGCGCAGCATGAACACCTTCCTGGGCATCAGCGAGCGGCTGTCGGTGGCCGAGGTGGACAACGCGGCCCTCGCCGCCTCCCGCTGGGCCTATATCGAGGGCTACCTGGTATCCTCCGACACCGGCCGCGCCGCCGCCATCGCCCTGCGGGAGCAGGCGGAGGCCGCGGGGGTCAAAACCGCCCTCAGCCTCTCGGACCCAGCGATGGTGCACCTGTTCCGCGACGGCCTGGGGACGATGATCGGCGGCGGTGTCGACCTGCTGTTCTGCAACCGCGACGAGGCCCTGGGCTTCACCGGCACCGACTCGGTGGAGAGCGCCGCGCTGGCCCTGCGCGACCACTGCCGCAGTTTCGCCATCACCCTGGGCGCCGAGGGCGCCCTGCTGTGGGACGGCGGGCGGCAGTACCGGGTGTCGTCTCCGAAAGTACATGCGGTGGACACCAATGGCGCCGGGGATATGTTTGCAGGGGCTTTTCTCTATGGTCTCAACCGGGACATGCCCTTCGCCGAGGCGGGCGAACTGGCCTGCCGCGCGGCGGCTCGGGTGGTGAGCCAGTACGGGCCGCGGTTGCGCCCGGAACAGCACGGCGAGCTTTTGAATGCGGAATGCGGAATGCGGAATGCGGAATATTGATCATTCCGCATTGTTACCGTGTATTTCCGGCAGGCAGGAGGCCGCGGCGATGCCGAAGCCCTGGGCGTAGTCCACCCCCATCAGGCGCAGCTTCTCCAGCAGTTCCGGCGTCTCCGCGTATTCGGCGATGGTGCTGATGCCCATGCGCTTGGCCAGGTGGTCGACGGTGCTGACAATGGCGCTGTCGATCTCATCCTC carries:
- a CDS encoding adenosine kinase — its product is MHQYDLYGIGAALLDTEIEVSDRDLEALGVEKGVMTLVDDTRQRQLVDDLTDHLVTASHACGGSGANTVIAASYFGLRTFYSCKVASDDNGDFYLANLDAAGVGYPRVLDSADGGTTGKCLVLITPDAERSMNTFLGISERLSVAEVDNAALAASRWAYIEGYLVSSDTGRAAAIALREQAEAAGVKTALSLSDPAMVHLFRDGLGTMIGGGVDLLFCNRDEALGFTGTDSVESAALALRDHCRSFAITLGAEGALLWDGGRQYRVSSPKVHAVDTNGAGDMFAGAFLYGLNRDMPFAEAGELACRAAARVVSQYGPRLRPEQHGELLNAECGMRNAEY